A window of the Amycolatopsis solani genome harbors these coding sequences:
- a CDS encoding AraC family transcriptional regulator has translation MDERDSYRGTVAHRIPRGIVAEATARTMFTLTRHPPAPALADFVEYHWVLRWDLRGKPPHDQRVLPNLSVHATFFPTASGVYGPMHDVFSHRLSGRVQGLGVRFRPGCFRAFLGGPVSDITDRSVPLTDVFGPAAIRAAESVRTAADDAQMVLAIDNLLIANPVRLSPAARQAAEAVESIARDPGITRVAQLCADTGLTTRSIQRLFAEHVGRPPKWAIRIYRLNDAAQRLVTEGQPDYAGLAVRLGYNDQSHFIRDFRTVTGESPAEYVRTAARRRPDRDRT, from the coding sequence TTGGACGAACGCGACAGCTACCGTGGCACCGTGGCGCACCGGATCCCGCGCGGCATCGTGGCCGAGGCCACCGCGCGCACGATGTTCACGCTGACCAGGCACCCGCCCGCCCCCGCGCTGGCGGACTTCGTCGAATACCACTGGGTGCTGCGCTGGGACCTGCGCGGCAAACCGCCCCACGACCAGCGGGTGCTGCCGAACCTCTCGGTGCACGCGACGTTCTTCCCCACCGCGTCCGGCGTGTACGGCCCGATGCACGACGTCTTTTCCCACCGCCTGTCCGGCCGCGTGCAGGGCTTGGGCGTGCGTTTCCGGCCCGGCTGCTTCCGCGCGTTCCTCGGCGGCCCGGTGAGTGACATCACCGACCGATCCGTCCCGCTCACGGACGTTTTCGGACCGGCGGCGATCCGGGCCGCGGAATCGGTGCGGACCGCGGCCGACGACGCGCAAATGGTCCTTGCGATCGACAACTTGCTGATCGCAAATCCGGTACGCCTCTCCCCGGCCGCGCGACAGGCCGCCGAGGCGGTGGAATCAATCGCGCGTGATCCGGGAATTACCCGCGTGGCGCAACTGTGCGCGGATACTGGACTAACCACCCGGTCCATCCAGCGGTTGTTCGCCGAACACGTCGGCCGCCCGCCCAAGTGGGCGATCCGGATATACCGCCTCAACGACGCTGCGCAGCGGTTGGTCACGGAAGGACAGCCGGATTACGCCGGACTGGCGGTTCGACTGGGCTATAACGACCAGTCGCACTTCATCCGCGATTTCCGGACGGTGACCGGCGAGTCCCCGGCCGAGTACGTCCGAACGGCCGCGCGGCGCCGACCGGACAGAGATCGGACATGA
- a CDS encoding TIGR03086 family metal-binding protein yields MTAELLRPAAAEFLRVATAVTDLGAPTPCAGYDVRGLLNHLLYWGPWLLAAGRREDPPPGGAEAEAGLVGEDWRAALEKQTETLVDVFGTPSAWTGATALGTTRLPASVVGDMVLGEFVLHGWDLALASGQELACAPEAATAVYESAVLMGEQARSMGVYGPEVAVPAAASALDRALGASGRDPSWRS; encoded by the coding sequence ATGACTGCCGAGCTGCTGCGGCCCGCCGCCGCCGAATTCCTCCGGGTCGCCACCGCCGTCACCGACCTGGGCGCGCCGACGCCGTGCGCCGGGTACGACGTCCGCGGGCTGCTCAACCACCTCCTCTACTGGGGCCCGTGGCTGCTGGCCGCGGGGCGGCGCGAGGACCCGCCGCCCGGTGGCGCCGAGGCGGAGGCGGGGCTGGTCGGCGAAGACTGGCGCGCGGCGCTGGAGAAACAGACGGAGACGCTCGTGGACGTCTTCGGGACGCCGTCGGCGTGGACGGGCGCGACGGCGCTGGGGACGACCCGGCTGCCCGCCTCGGTGGTCGGCGACATGGTGCTGGGCGAGTTCGTGCTGCACGGCTGGGACCTGGCCCTGGCGAGCGGCCAGGAGCTCGCCTGTGCCCCCGAAGCGGCGACGGCGGTGTACGAGTCCGCGGTGCTGATGGGCGAGCAGGCGCGCTCGATGGGTGTCTACGGCCCCGAGGTGGCGGTGCCGGCGGCCGCGTCGGCTTTGGACCGGGCGCTGGGCGCCTCGGGCCGCGACCCGTCCTGGCGGTCCTGA
- a CDS encoding (2Fe-2S)-binding protein, with product MNQQRSFRDAREVGDGLASSLRRVSGRQDRTELRRDVPAGWIRCSELLETPAYFAEWRGLLGDWLLREHDATPSRTTASWVMTWYLHVPAYVGALLLHHERRVPSLKPAELAFRLADDRPHPDGMAVLGDAFHCLPTDPGSARPEATVVRDEHALAAVLRARYLAHAAQFVQAYAPVSGLGRRMLWAAATDALENSLWWAGRQGGTPEAEGAGVADAALVLDARYPPLTSASTLRLTEGPDGHREWTRRRESCCFSYLLPAESECDGCPRTCSPRAQDRQDGSRPEAPSARSKADAAAGTATSGP from the coding sequence TTGAACCAGCAGCGGTCCTTCCGTGACGCACGCGAGGTCGGAGACGGCCTCGCGTCGTCGTTGCGGCGGGTCTCCGGCCGGCAGGACCGCACCGAGCTGCGCCGCGACGTCCCGGCGGGCTGGATCCGCTGCTCGGAGCTGCTGGAGACGCCCGCGTACTTCGCCGAATGGCGCGGCCTCCTGGGCGACTGGCTGCTGCGCGAGCACGACGCGACGCCGTCGCGGACCACGGCCAGCTGGGTGATGACGTGGTACCTGCACGTCCCGGCGTACGTCGGCGCGCTGCTGCTGCACCACGAGCGCCGGGTGCCGTCGCTCAAGCCGGCGGAGCTGGCGTTCCGGCTGGCCGACGACCGCCCGCACCCCGACGGCATGGCCGTGCTGGGTGACGCCTTCCACTGCCTGCCGACGGATCCGGGCTCGGCCCGCCCGGAGGCCACAGTGGTGCGCGACGAGCACGCGCTGGCGGCGGTCCTGCGGGCCCGCTACCTGGCCCACGCGGCCCAGTTCGTCCAGGCGTACGCGCCGGTCAGCGGGCTCGGCCGCCGGATGCTCTGGGCGGCGGCGACCGACGCCCTGGAGAACTCGCTCTGGTGGGCGGGCCGCCAGGGCGGCACCCCGGAAGCGGAAGGCGCGGGCGTCGCCGACGCGGCGCTGGTCCTCGACGCCCGCTACCCGCCGCTGACGTCGGCGTCGACGTTGCGCCTGACGGAGGGCCCCGACGGCCACCGCGAGTGGACGCGACGCCGCGAGAGCTGCTGCTTCTCCTACCTGCTCCCGGCCGAGTCGGAGTGCGACGGCTGCCCACGCACCTGCTCGCCGCGAGCTCAGGACCGCCAGGACGGGTCGCGGCCCGAGGCGCCCAGCGCCCGGTCCAAAGCCGACGCGGCCGCCGGCACCGCCACCTCGGGGCCGTAG